The genomic DNA TCCCCCAAGAAGATCGGTGAAGATATCGCCAAGAACACTGGTGACTGGGTAAGGACACTGCAATCCGATCGCGAaaggaacgaacgaacgaacaaAGACTAATTCGCTCTCTTCGCGCTCTACAGAAGGGTCTCCGTGTGACCGTCCGTCTCACCATCCAGAACCGTCAGGCCGCCATCTCCGTTGTGCCCTCCGCTTCCTCTCTGGTCATCAAGGCCCTCAAGGAGCCCCCTCGTGACCgcaagaaggagaagaacaTCAAGCACACCAAGTCGATCCCTCTCGACGACATCATCGAGATCGCCCGTACCATGCGCCACCGTTCTCTGGCCAAGGAGCTCAAGGGTACCGTCCTTGAGATCCTCGGTACCGCTTTCTCGGTTGGTTGCCGTGTTGACGGTCGCAGCCCCAAGGATGTCTCTGACGACGTCAAGGCTGGCGAGATTGATAGTATGTTTTGACTCTTGCGCGGTTTATAGGGTTGTGATTCTAATTGGTTGCAGTTCCCTCCGAGTAAATTAATTAACGGTGGTCTTTCGTCTGGTTTGTGATGGCATGCTTTCAGGCTGCTCGCAGCGCTAGTTACGATGAATATGAACACTGCCTTCACAAAACACGAGATACCAAAAAGTTGTTTTTACGAAGTCATGACCTTCCAGATTCCCGATACAATAATTCCAGGCGCGTTTCCTTTTTGTTCCCCTTTCCATCATCCCATCAACTCTTCTCATGGTTTCCTTGCTGCCCCCGTGCAAGTTGAACCGTGTCGGAGACAAACTTTCCCAGTTCCAACCTTTGCACACTCTGGCCCTTACCGTCCCTTCCCGCCTTCGGGCTTGGATTGGACCTTTATCCCCCGTGGTATAGGCTTATTTTTCGCAAAGAAGATAAATCTCCGACCCGCTACTCACCGCGGTAACCTCTGTGGCAGGCTTGCTTGCCCTGGTGGTTACAGTGGTCCATGTTTTCGGTCAACATACTTTGATAGATCGTAGGCTTGTAGTTATATAGTGATATATTATTGATTTCATCGAATATCGTGTTTTCCAAGTCCTTAAGATTCCATCCAGCGCCCCGTCTACTCAAGTTCTTGCTCATCCAAAGTCGTCCACTCCATAATCAACTCAGCAACAAGCGGATCTTGCTTGACGCGTTTCCTgattttcttcctcttggAACTGTCAGTTGGTGGTCCATTTTCTTTTGCTACCATGGGCATTGCTGTAGAATGGCCAGCCCCTCGTTTGCGAGGGTTACCAGTTTCGCGTTGCAAGGAATCCGCACTGCACAGAATCAGCATCTGATTGCTGTTTTACCTCAAGGGGGAAGAAAACATACCTGCTAGGGATAAGATCAGGGAAGCGTGACTCAAGCTGTTTAACCAAACCAGCATCAAACTTGTTATTCTCTCCCAAATGTAGTAATTCCACACCGTTCCTGATTCTGTGATAGCGCTCTCGCTCAAGATCAGTCTTGCAGGCGTCAATGTCTGAAAAGATCCTCCGAATCAGGAGGTAGTATTTTTCCATTTCGACTATCGGGTTCAGGTCGGGGTTTGAAACTTGATTGTACGGTTGACCATGATCACCATGTACTGTCGCATTCTGAGCGCTAGCAAGCTCGGACTCTTGCATCTGGTAGATTCGTCTCTCTTGTATAAGTTCTTTGATCAGGTCCTGCTGAACTAGCAGAACCGATGATGCTGATCGACTGTAGCTTCATTAGCCATCGCTTGATCCTTTGCCATACTTTCGATCGATAAGACCCACCTGCGAATCTGCCCAGCATATATCAAAACATTAAGCATCAAAAGCATCGTCGACTTCAAGCTCTCCAAATTCCCATGCAGCGCATCCAACTCCGACTCCTTCAACACAAACGCAAACCTCCTGAACGCCCTCTCCAACCGATTCATGCCCAGTAATGCACTCGATTCGCGAACCGCATCATCAATCCTCTGAAACGCCTGCTTACACTCTTCCAACACATCTTTCGCGGTACTCAGCGCTTGCGGCGAGCATAGCCTCTTCTGCTCATCTTGCTTGAGAGCACTTCCTAATTGCTGCAGGACATTGCATGTTAATGAGATATCGCTCGAGAGGGATCGGAGGTTCTGATTGGCGCTTTGGAGTTTGTGATAGAGGTTGTAGAGGCTGACGGAGAGTTTGAAGCCTATTTCAGCGATTTGCAGAATGTTGGCTATGACACCAGCGGCTTCGAGACCGGACATGGTGATTGCGAGTGATTATCATGCTGGGGTTGAGCGCTCAAGAGGGCGGGAGTTATACGAGTTGTTTGCGGGGCGCAGCCGTGAGGCTATGATCCAGATCTTGGCTAGTTGTTTTGGACGGGACTCGTCATCATTTTCTCACGATGGTGATGGATGCGTGGGAGGACCAAGCTAGATCCGGCCTTTCCCAAGCTCGTCCTCAATTTGCTTTCCACTGCTGAGGCTCTTAGTTCCACTGAGTCACGAGCAGAAGTAGCCAGATTTGCCCTTGAG from Aspergillus chevalieri M1 DNA, chromosome 1, nearly complete sequence includes the following:
- the RPL12 gene encoding 60S ribosomal protein uL11 (BUSCO:EOG092651LN;~COG:J;~EggNog:ENOG410PN4A;~InterPro:IPR020784,IPR036769,IPR000911,IPR020783, IPR036796;~PFAM:PF03946,PF00298;~go_component: GO:0005840 - ribosome [Evidence IEA];~go_function: GO:0003735 - structural constituent of ribosome [Evidence IEA];~go_process: GO:0006412 - translation [Evidence IEA]); protein product: MPPKFDPNEVKIIHLRVTGGEVGAQSALAPKIGPLGLSPKKIGEDIAKNTGDWKGLRVTVRLTIQNRQAAISVVPSASSLVIKALKEPPRDRKKEKNIKHTKSIPLDDIIEIARTMRHRSLAKELKGTVLEILGTAFSVGCRVDGRSPKDVSDDVKAGEIDIPSE
- a CDS encoding uncharacterized protein (COG:S;~EggNog:ENOG410PYFH;~InterPro:IPR039327;~go_process: GO:0006355 - regulation of transcription, DNA-templated [Evidence IEA]); this translates as MSGLEAAGVIANILQIAEIGFKLSVSLYNLYHKLQSANQNLRSLSSDISLTCNVLQQLGSALKQDEQKRLCSPQALSTAKDVLEECKQAFQRIDDAVRESSALLGMNRLERAFRRFAFVLKESELDALHGNLESLKSTMLLMLNVLIYAGQIRSRSASSVLLVQQDLIKELIQERRIYQMQESELASAQNATVHGDHGQPYNQVSNPDLNPIVEMEKYYLLIRRIFSDIDACKTDLERERYHRIRNGVELLHLGENNKFDAGLVKQLESRFPDLIPSSADSLQRETGNPRKRGAGHSTAMPMVAKENGPPTDSSKRKKIRKRVKQDPLVAELIMEWTTLDEQELE